Proteins from a genomic interval of Phenylobacterium sp. LH3H17:
- the hppD gene encoding 4-hydroxyphenylpyruvate dioxygenase, producing the protein MTTHVKSDVAKAGDLFENPLGTDGFEFVEFTSPEPERLKGLFEMMGFTAVSKHRSKNVLRFRQGDINFILNMEPSGQAAAFREVHGPSANAMAFRVKDAAKALKLAVERGAKAVQGPVGAMELNIPAIEGIGGSNLYLVDRYGAQEIYDVDFLPIDGAAEQMARNSVGLTYLDHLTHNVVRGGMARWADFYEKIFNFREIRYFDIEGSQTGLFSKAMTSPCGKIRIPLNESQDDHSQIEEFLKDYGGEGIQHVALGTDDIFETVETMRDRGVKFQDTIDTYFDGIDARVPGHGENVNRLRADKILLDGAPTEGQGILLQIFTENMIGPIFFEMIQRKGNEGFGEGNFKALFESIELDQIRRGVLPAKEG; encoded by the coding sequence ATGACCACCCATGTGAAGTCCGACGTCGCCAAGGCGGGCGACCTGTTCGAGAATCCGCTCGGCACCGACGGCTTCGAGTTCGTGGAGTTCACCTCTCCCGAGCCCGAACGGCTGAAGGGCCTGTTCGAGATGATGGGTTTCACGGCGGTGTCCAAGCACCGCTCGAAGAACGTACTGCGCTTCCGCCAGGGCGACATCAACTTCATCCTCAACATGGAGCCGTCGGGCCAGGCTGCGGCGTTCCGGGAGGTCCACGGCCCCTCGGCCAACGCCATGGCCTTTCGCGTCAAGGACGCGGCAAAGGCGCTCAAGCTCGCGGTCGAGCGCGGCGCCAAGGCGGTGCAGGGCCCAGTCGGCGCCATGGAGCTGAACATCCCGGCCATTGAGGGGATCGGCGGCTCGAACCTCTACCTGGTCGACCGCTATGGGGCCCAGGAGATCTATGACGTCGACTTCCTGCCCATCGACGGCGCGGCCGAGCAGATGGCCAGGAATAGCGTCGGCCTGACCTATCTCGACCACCTGACCCACAACGTGGTCCGCGGCGGCATGGCCAGGTGGGCCGACTTCTACGAGAAGATCTTCAATTTCCGCGAGATCCGCTATTTCGACATCGAGGGCTCGCAGACCGGCCTGTTCTCCAAGGCCATGACCAGCCCTTGCGGCAAGATCCGCATCCCGCTGAACGAGAGCCAGGACGACCACAGCCAGATCGAGGAGTTCCTCAAGGACTACGGCGGCGAGGGCATCCAGCACGTGGCGCTGGGGACCGACGATATCTTCGAGACCGTCGAGACCATGCGCGACCGGGGCGTCAAGTTCCAGGACACCATCGACACCTATTTCGACGGCATCGACGCCCGGGTCCCCGGCCACGGCGAGAACGTCAACCGCCTGCGCGCCGACAAGATCCTGCTGGACGGCGCGCCCACCGAGGGCCAGGGCATCCTGCTGCAGATCTTCACCGAGAACATGATCGGCCCGATCTTCTTCGAGATGATCCAGCGCAAGGGCAACGAGGGCTTCGGCGAGGGCAACTTCAAGGCGCTGTTCGAGTCCATCGAGCTGGACCAAATCCGCCGTGGGGTCCTACCCGCCAAGGAGGGCTGA
- a CDS encoding disulfide bond formation protein B, with amino-acid sequence MSGLITPFLERWRLTAFASSLLMLAIAHAFETFGGLAPCTLCLRAREVYWVAATVALVGMLVVRMRDGGRFKVAFNALLALVFAAGVGLAVYHAGAEWKFWPGPTACASTGGSVSAGDMAALLNGAKIKPPACDEAAWVFLGLSMAGWNALVSLKLTVLSLLAVRHERSRR; translated from the coding sequence ATGAGCGGTCTCATAACCCCCTTCCTTGAGCGCTGGCGCCTGACGGCGTTCGCTTCGTCGCTGTTGATGCTGGCCATCGCCCACGCCTTCGAGACCTTCGGCGGCCTCGCCCCCTGCACCCTCTGCCTGCGCGCCCGCGAGGTCTATTGGGTCGCCGCGACCGTGGCTCTTGTGGGCATGCTGGTGGTCCGGATGCGGGACGGCGGCCGCTTCAAGGTCGCCTTCAACGCCCTGCTGGCCCTGGTTTTCGCCGCAGGGGTGGGGCTGGCGGTCTATCACGCCGGGGCGGAGTGGAAGTTCTGGCCGGGCCCGACCGCCTGCGCCAGCACGGGCGGTTCGGTGAGCGCCGGCGACATGGCCGCCCTGCTGAACGGCGCCAAGATCAAGCCGCCGGCCTGCGACGAGGCGGCCTGGGTGTTCCTGGGCCTGTCCATGGCCGGCTGGAACGCCCTGGTCTCCCTGAAGCTGACCGTCCTCAGCCTGCTGGCCGTCCGCCACGAACGGAGCAGGCGAT
- a CDS encoding YqaA family protein, translating to MLRKTYDWVMGLAASRHAPASLAAVSFAESSFFPIPPDVMLAPMVLARPDRAYVYATICTAASVVGGMFGYMIGHFLGPVGEWLLMITGNSGGQAAFEAWFAEWGLWVILIKGLTPIPYKLVTISAGLAEFSFFTFVWASVVTRGARFFLAATLIKYFGPAVREEVEKRLTLYTVIGLVVLVGGFIALKLL from the coding sequence ATGCTTCGCAAAACCTACGACTGGGTCATGGGCCTGGCCGCCTCGCGCCACGCCCCGGCCAGCCTGGCGGCCGTTTCGTTCGCCGAGAGCTCCTTCTTCCCCATCCCGCCCGACGTGATGTTGGCGCCCATGGTGCTGGCCCGGCCCGATCGCGCCTACGTCTACGCCACGATCTGCACCGCGGCCTCGGTCGTGGGCGGGATGTTCGGCTACATGATCGGCCATTTCCTGGGCCCGGTGGGCGAGTGGCTGCTGATGATCACCGGCAATTCCGGAGGCCAGGCCGCCTTCGAGGCCTGGTTCGCGGAGTGGGGCCTTTGGGTGATCCTGATCAAGGGCCTGACCCCGATCCCCTACAAGCTGGTGACGATCTCGGCCGGCCTGGCCGAGTTCTCGTTCTTCACCTTCGTCTGGGCCTCCGTCGTGACGCGGGGTGCGCGGTTCTTCCTGGCCGCCACTCTGATCAAGTATTTCGGCCCCGCGGTGCGCGAGGAGGTGGAGAAGCGGCTGACCCTCTACACCGTGATCGGCCTGGTCGTGCTGGTGGGCGGATTCATCGCGCTCAAGCTTCTCTAG